In Pirellulales bacterium, a single genomic region encodes these proteins:
- the dxr gene encoding 1-deoxy-D-xylulose-5-phosphate reductoisomerase, protein MLGSTGSIGRSALEVIAASDGDLNPIALSAHGNTAALIEQARRFRPRWVIATDEPAAARQDWSGLPEECELLTGADSLSRVVSDPQVDIVLAAIVGRAGLQSTLAAVEAGKTIALANKETLVIAGAIVIRLAAQFGALILPVDSEHSAIFQAMQAGRREEVRRIVLTASGGPFLRHTPEQLARVTVEEALRHPNWNMGPKVTVDSATMMNKALEIIEARWLFDLAPEQIDVVVHPQSIVHSLVEFVDGSVIAQMSPPDMKLPIQYALTYPRRRRGPAARLDLSRVLQLDFQPPDLSRFEALELGWQAARAGGTTGAVLNAANEAAVERFLAGGLPFARIVSVCRIIVEHHPFEPDPSLARLLELDAWAREEVLRWDCT, encoded by the coding sequence GTGCTTGGATCGACCGGCAGCATCGGCCGCAGCGCGCTGGAGGTGATTGCCGCCTCCGACGGCGATCTCAACCCCATCGCGCTTTCGGCTCACGGCAATACGGCGGCCCTGATTGAGCAAGCGCGGCGATTTCGGCCGCGGTGGGTGATCGCGACGGATGAGCCCGCCGCCGCTCGGCAAGATTGGAGCGGTTTGCCGGAGGAGTGCGAGCTGCTCACGGGCGCCGATTCGCTCAGTCGCGTCGTTTCCGATCCCCAGGTCGATATCGTGCTGGCGGCGATCGTCGGCAGGGCTGGATTGCAAAGCACTTTGGCAGCGGTCGAGGCGGGCAAGACAATCGCCTTGGCCAATAAAGAGACGCTGGTGATTGCCGGAGCGATTGTGATACGTCTGGCGGCCCAATTCGGCGCGCTAATCCTGCCGGTCGATAGCGAGCATAGCGCTATTTTTCAGGCAATGCAAGCGGGCCGGCGCGAAGAGGTGCGGCGGATCGTGCTCACGGCCAGCGGCGGGCCGTTTTTGCGGCACACGCCCGAGCAATTGGCCCGCGTGACGGTTGAAGAGGCCTTGCGGCATCCGAATTGGAACATGGGTCCGAAGGTGACGGTCGACTCGGCCACGATGATGAATAAGGCGCTCGAGATTATCGAGGCCCGCTGGCTGTTCGATCTGGCGCCCGAGCAGATCGACGTCGTGGTGCATCCGCAATCGATCGTGCATTCGCTGGTGGAATTCGTCGATGGGTCGGTGATCGCCCAAATGAGCCCGCCCGACATGAAGCTGCCGATTCAGTATGCTCTGACCTATCCGCGGCGCCGTCGCGGACCGGCGGCGCGACTGGATCTATCCCGCGTGCTACAATTGGATTTCCAGCCGCCCGATCTTTCGAGGTTCGAGGCGCTGGAATTGGGATGGCAGGCGGCCCGGGCCGGGGGCACGACGGGAGCGGTGCTCAACGCGGCCAACGAGGCGGCGGTCGAGCGGTTCTTGGCCGGCGGGCTCCCTTTTGCAAGAATCGTTTCCGTGTGCCGTATCATTGTCGAACATCACCCATTTGAGCCTGACCCTTCGCTGGCACGATTGCTGGAATTGGACGCCTGGGCTCGAGAGGAGGTCTTGCGGTGGGATTGCACCTGA
- the fusA gene encoding elongation factor G, whose amino-acid sequence MSRKLENLRNIGIIAHIDAGKTTVTERMLYYAKASHKMGDVDKGTTITDFDPEEQERGITIYSASVTFQWKDVTINLIDTPGHVDFTAEVERSLRVLDGGVVVFSAREGVEAQSETVWRQADKYGVPRLAFINKLDREGADFHGTLDEIRERLNSNPVAVQIPWGVGPPHVANPFRGVVDLVGMRLLTFTPESQGAEVIESDLPAELHDEAELWREHMLEQLFDYSNELAELVLEKSPVPVELVRSVLRNATLHRLIVPVLCGSALDYVGIQPLLDAVMFYLPSPADVPPIEGIDPKKPDGRISRKPDPEEPFSALVFKILADKHGDLYFLRIYSGRLKANSRVYNPGKDKKENAAQLWHIQADRREQVPSAEAGDIVGVIGPRISITGDTLCDSAEPILLESIQFPETVISMAIEPETSLERKKLGDILEMMKRQDPTFRAHENEETGQTIISGMGELHLEVIKHKLLRDFNLDVRVHKPRVSYKETVASNAEALGKCQRQVGGQVLFAEAKIRVAPRGNNKPCEVFTNWFTEIAAVRNAAAILVSALKEHGEGGGLLGCPLWNCAIEVLEHPFPEPMPAEVALRIAAADAFTKVLEAAGIVLLEPIMALEVTTPEDHLGDIINDLQQRRAIITSTQSRGVNTVIEAEVPLATMFGYSAAVRSLSQGRATFSMEPLKYGPAPTDVQAAFI is encoded by the coding sequence ATGTCTCGCAAGCTCGAAAACCTTCGCAACATTGGGATCATCGCCCATATCGACGCCGGCAAGACGACCGTCACCGAGCGGATGCTGTACTACGCGAAGGCGAGCCACAAGATGGGGGATGTCGACAAAGGCACCACCATCACCGACTTCGATCCCGAGGAGCAGGAGCGCGGGATCACGATCTATTCGGCCTCGGTCACATTCCAATGGAAGGACGTGACGATCAATCTGATCGACACGCCGGGGCACGTCGATTTCACGGCCGAGGTCGAGCGGAGCCTGCGAGTGCTCGATGGAGGCGTCGTGGTGTTTAGCGCCCGCGAAGGGGTCGAGGCCCAGAGCGAAACGGTCTGGCGGCAGGCGGATAAATACGGCGTGCCGCGGCTGGCCTTCATCAACAAGCTCGATCGCGAAGGGGCCGATTTCCACGGCACGCTCGACGAAATCCGCGAGCGGCTGAACTCGAATCCCGTGGCCGTTCAAATCCCTTGGGGTGTCGGCCCGCCGCACGTCGCCAATCCGTTTCGCGGCGTGGTCGATCTGGTCGGAATGCGGCTCCTGACGTTCACGCCCGAGAGCCAAGGAGCGGAGGTCATCGAATCGGACCTGCCAGCCGAACTGCACGACGAGGCCGAGCTGTGGCGCGAGCACATGCTCGAGCAGTTGTTCGATTACTCGAACGAGCTGGCGGAGTTGGTTTTGGAAAAATCGCCGGTGCCGGTGGAGTTGGTGCGGAGTGTGCTCCGCAATGCGACGTTGCACCGGTTGATCGTGCCGGTGCTCTGCGGTTCGGCGCTCGACTACGTGGGGATTCAGCCGCTATTGGATGCGGTGATGTTTTATCTTCCCAGCCCGGCCGACGTTCCGCCCATCGAAGGGATCGATCCGAAGAAGCCGGACGGCCGCATCAGCCGCAAGCCCGATCCCGAGGAGCCGTTTTCGGCGCTGGTGTTCAAGATTCTGGCCGACAAGCACGGCGATCTGTATTTCTTGCGGATTTACTCGGGGCGGCTCAAGGCGAACAGCCGCGTTTACAATCCTGGCAAGGACAAGAAGGAGAATGCCGCCCAGCTTTGGCACATCCAGGCCGACCGCCGCGAGCAAGTGCCGTCGGCCGAGGCGGGAGACATCGTCGGCGTGATCGGCCCGCGGATCTCGATCACGGGCGACACGCTTTGCGATTCCGCCGAGCCGATTCTGCTCGAGTCGATCCAGTTTCCCGAGACGGTCATCTCGATGGCCATCGAGCCGGAGACTTCGCTCGAGCGGAAGAAACTCGGCGACATCCTGGAAATGATGAAGCGGCAAGACCCTACCTTTCGCGCCCACGAGAACGAAGAGACCGGCCAAACGATCATTAGCGGGATGGGGGAGTTGCACCTGGAAGTGATCAAGCATAAGTTGCTGAGGGATTTCAACCTCGACGTCCGGGTCCACAAGCCGCGGGTGAGCTACAAGGAGACGGTCGCGTCGAACGCCGAGGCGCTGGGTAAGTGTCAGCGGCAGGTGGGCGGGCAAGTCTTGTTCGCCGAAGCGAAGATTCGCGTCGCGCCGCGCGGCAACAACAAGCCCTGTGAAGTCTTCACGAACTGGTTCACGGAGATCGCCGCGGTCCGCAACGCGGCAGCGATCTTGGTGAGCGCTCTGAAAGAACATGGCGAAGGGGGCGGCTTGCTCGGCTGCCCGCTTTGGAATTGCGCGATCGAGGTGCTGGAGCATCCGTTTCCCGAGCCGATGCCCGCCGAAGTGGCTCTGCGGATCGCCGCGGCCGACGCTTTCACGAAGGTCCTCGAAGCGGCCGGCATCGTGTTGCTCGAGCCGATCATGGCGCTGGAAGTGACCACGCCCGAGGACCATTTGGGCGATATCATCAACGACCTCCAGCAGCGGCGGGCGATCATCACGAGCACCCAGAGCCGCGGCGTGAACACCGTGATCGAGGCCGAGGTGCCGCTGGCCACGATGTTCGGCTATTCCGCGGCGGTGCGCAGTTTGAGCCAAGGCCGGGCCACCTTCTCAATGGAGCCGCTCAAATACGGCCCGGCGCCGACCGACGTGCAAGCTGCATTCATCTGA
- the rpsG gene encoding 30S ribosomal protein S7 has product MGRITASRTSLKPDPRYGSLLASKFVNCLMHDGKKSVAQKVFYDALDIIKGKLPDANPGEVFTQALENVKPSIEVRSKRVGGAAYQVPMQVNRNRQQSLAIRWILQSIREKKGRPTHEKLAEELLAAYNREGAAMSKRENVHRMADANKAFAHFAW; this is encoded by the coding sequence ATGGGTCGCATTACTGCTAGCCGCACGTCGCTGAAGCCCGATCCGCGGTATGGTTCGCTGTTGGCCAGCAAGTTCGTCAATTGCTTGATGCACGACGGCAAGAAGAGCGTTGCGCAGAAGGTGTTTTACGACGCCTTGGACATCATCAAAGGCAAGCTGCCCGACGCGAACCCCGGCGAGGTCTTCACGCAGGCGCTGGAAAACGTCAAGCCGTCGATCGAGGTCCGGTCGAAGCGCGTCGGCGGGGCCGCCTATCAGGTGCCGATGCAAGTGAACCGCAACCGGCAGCAGTCGCTGGCCATCCGCTGGATTCTCCAATCGATCCGTGAGAAAAAGGGGCGGCCGACGCACGAGAAGTTGGCCGAGGAGCTGCTCGCCGCCTACAATCGAGAAGGCGCGGCGATGTCGAAGCGGGAAAACGTCCACCGCATGGCCGACGCCAACAAGGCCTTCGCCCACTTCGCCTGGTAA
- the rpsL gene encoding 30S ribosomal protein S12: MPTINQLVRRGRRPPRKFSKSPVLDRCPQKRGVCLQVKTMTPKKPNSALRKIARVRLSNGKEVTVYIPGEGHSLQEHSIVLVRGGRVRDLPGVRYHIVRGALDTLGVDGRKQSRSLYGAKKT; encoded by the coding sequence ATGCCCACGATCAATCAGCTCGTTCGCCGGGGGCGCAGGCCGCCCCGGAAGTTTAGCAAGTCGCCGGTGCTGGATCGGTGCCCGCAGAAGCGCGGGGTCTGCTTGCAAGTGAAGACCATGACCCCCAAGAAGCCGAATTCGGCGCTGCGGAAGATTGCCCGCGTGCGGTTGTCCAACGGCAAAGAGGTGACGGTCTACATTCCGGGGGAAGGGCACAGCTTGCAGGAGCACTCGATCGTGCTGGTGCGCGGCGGCCGCGTGCGCGATCTGCCGGGCGTGCGGTATCACATCGTTCGCGGGGCGCTCGATACGTTGGGAGTCGATGGCCGCAAGCAATCCCGCAGCTTGTATGGGGCGAAGAAGACGTAG